Proteins encoded by one window of Aphis gossypii isolate Hap1 chromosome X, ASM2018417v2, whole genome shotgun sequence:
- the LOC114128798 gene encoding proteasome activator complex subunit 3-like isoform X2 yields the protein MPEFKIASNDMNCEFIKNSDTISGQTLIPSNKKIVEVIEIVKPNLAQLAEDAKALIMWVSLLIPKIEDGNNFGVSVQEETISAINEVEIKTTKSLLEITLYYSARASLISKVCKYPFIEDYQYAVAELDEKQYFIMSLAMHEARNSYSTMHELVIKNFDKIKKPRSSNNDSLY from the exons ATGCCTGAGTTCAAAATTGCTTCAAATGACATGAActgtgaatttattaaaaa ttcAGATACAATTTCGGGACAAACACTCATACCGTCTAATAAGAAAATTGTTGAAGTTATTGAAATTGTTAAACCCAATCTCGCACAATTAGCCGAAGATGCCAAAGCT ttgataatGTGGGTATCCTTATTAATACCGAAAATTGAAGATGGAAATAATTTTGGAGTATCTGTGCAAGAAGAAACTATTTCTGCTATAAACGaggttgaaataaaaactaccAAATCTCTTTTGGAAATAACGCTCTACTATTCAGCTCGTGCATCACTTATTTCCAAG GTTTGCAAATACCCATTCATTGAAGACTATCAGTATGCTGTTGCAGAATTGGATGAAAAACAATACTTCATTATGTCTCTTGCCATGCACGAAGCCCGTAATTCTTATTCTACAATGCATGAACTAGTCATCAAAAACTTTGACAAAATAAAGAAGCCGCGGTCATCAAACAATGACAGTCTTTATTAA
- the LOC114128798 gene encoding proteasome activator complex subunit 3-like isoform X1 encodes MAQTEAVKQAKELHETLQADTENRLVQKFPERIIHLNELLKMPEFKIASNDMNCEFIKNSDTISGQTLIPSNKKIVEVIEIVKPNLAQLAEDAKALIMWVSLLIPKIEDGNNFGVSVQEETISAINEVEIKTTKSLLEITLYYSARASLISKVCKYPFIEDYQYAVAELDEKQYFIMSLAMHEARNSYSTMHELVIKNFDKIKKPRSSNNDSLY; translated from the exons ATGGCCCAAACTGAAGCTGTAAAACAg gCAAAAGAATTACATGAAACATTGCAGGCTGAC acAGAGAATCGTTTAGTTCAAAAATTTCCTGAacgaattatacatttaaacgaGTTACTCAAAATGCCTGAGTTCAAAATTGCTTCAAATGACATGAActgtgaatttattaaaaa ttcAGATACAATTTCGGGACAAACACTCATACCGTCTAATAAGAAAATTGTTGAAGTTATTGAAATTGTTAAACCCAATCTCGCACAATTAGCCGAAGATGCCAAAGCT ttgataatGTGGGTATCCTTATTAATACCGAAAATTGAAGATGGAAATAATTTTGGAGTATCTGTGCAAGAAGAAACTATTTCTGCTATAAACGaggttgaaataaaaactaccAAATCTCTTTTGGAAATAACGCTCTACTATTCAGCTCGTGCATCACTTATTTCCAAG GTTTGCAAATACCCATTCATTGAAGACTATCAGTATGCTGTTGCAGAATTGGATGAAAAACAATACTTCATTATGTCTCTTGCCATGCACGAAGCCCGTAATTCTTATTCTACAATGCATGAACTAGTCATCAAAAACTTTGACAAAATAAAGAAGCCGCGGTCATCAAACAATGACAGTCTTTATTAA